The Paenibacillus sp. G2S3 region GATTTCTATCCAACGATCATCGGTAGCGCGACGCTTAGCGGTTACCGGAATAAACTTACGACCGCTCAAATATTCACCCGTTAAGGAATTTGGATCTTTCATAATTTCTTCCGGCGTTCCTTGCGCCATAACTTGTCCACCATGAATACCTGCGCCCGGACCAATATCAATAATATAATCCGCGGCCATCATCGTGTCTTCGTCATGCTCGACAACAATCAACGTATTTCCTAAGTCACGCATATGCGCAAGGGTTGAGATAAGACGATCATTATCCCGTTGATGCAGGCCAATACTCGGCTCATCCAGAATATATAGTACTCCCATCAAACTCGACCCAATCTGAGTGGCCAACCGGATACGCTGCGCTTCACCACCAGAAAGTGAACCTGCTGCACGGCTAAGTGTCAAATAGTCCAATCCGACATTCACCAGGAACCCAAGTCGACTGCAGATCTCTTTAAGAATGAGATTCGCAATAGCTGTCTCTTTCTCACTTAACTTTATTTCTTCAAACCAATGCTGACAGTCACCAATGGAGAGATCGGTAATATCCGAAATATTGCGCTCGTTGATCGTCACCGCCAAAATTTCTTTCTTCAGACGTTTGCCTTTACATACATGACAAGGCTTAGCACTCATAAATCCTTCGATAAATTCACGAATACCGTCAGATGCGGTCTCCCGGTAACGACGCTCCAGATTCGGAATAATCCCTTCAAAAGCAACCATCGCATCTTTCTTTTGACCAAAATCATTCTCATATTTGAAGCGAACCTTTTCACTACCTGTACCATGCAGTAGTTTATTCATATGATCAGGTGTTAAGCTGCTCACTGGAACGTTCTGTGGAATATTAAAATGCTCACACACGGACTTCAGAAATTGCGGATAGTAATTAGAGGTACTTCCAGTCCAAGCTAAAAAAGCACCTTCTTCAATGGATTTCTCAGCATCAGGAATAAGCAGGTCTGGATCGACCACCATCTTCATACCAAGTCCATCGCACTCTGTGCAGGCTCCAAACGGACTGTTGAATGAGAACATACGTGGTGCCAACTCTTCAATACTAAAACCACAAATCGGACAAGCAAAATTAGAGCTGAACAGTAACTCTTCCTGACCGATGATATCCACAAGGATTTTACCGCCCGAAAGCTTAAGCGCCGTCTCCAGTGAATCCGTTAGCCGGGTCTCCACATCGTCTTTAACGACGATCCGGTCTACAACAACTTCTATGGTGTGTTTTTTATTCTTCTCAAGTTCAATATCTTCAGACAGATCTCTTAGCTCACCGTCCACACGCACACGTACGAACCCTTGCTTAGAAATGTCTGTGAAAAGTCCTTTGTGCTCCCCTTTACGTCCTGAAATAATAGGCGCCAGGATTTGCAAACGAGTCTTCTCTGGATACTGCATAATCCGGTCTACCATTTGTTCAACGGTCTGGGAAGTAATCTCAATTCCATGCTCTGGACAATGAGGGTGACCGATCCGTGCGAAAAGCAGCCGCAGATAGTCATAGATCTCAGTAACCGTACCTACTGTGGAACGCGGGTTGCGACTTGTTGTCTTCTGATCAATAGAGATTGCCGGGGATAATCCGTCTATCGAATCCACATCCGGCTTCTCCATTTGGCCCAAGAACTGACGTGCATAAGCTGACAAAGATTCAACATAACGCCGTTGACCTTCAGCATAAATCGTATCAAATGCGAGCGACGACTTACCCGAGCCGCTCAGCCCCGTCAGCACGACGAAACGGTCACGTGGAATCGTCACATCGATGTTTTTGAGATTGTGCGCCCTCGCGCCTTTAATTACAATATTTTCGTTCGCCAACGGAACCTCTCCTTTAATGAATCAAATATCAAAGCTTTAACGATTTCAGAGCTTTATTAAAAGCGTTTTCGATCCCTCCCAAACCCTCCCTTCCAAGGGAGGGCCCCAAGGGTTGCACCCTCTGGACACCTGCACTTTTTGGCGAAGGAGGCTGGTGGGACGGGACTTAGTGACAGCGGTGCTTGGAACGCTTATCCCTACGGGACCGCTTGGACGTTAGGCGCATACTAGCTAAGAGCGGGAAGTGCGAGATTATCACAACTACTATAGCGTTGCGGAACGCTGTCCCTACGGGATACGCGTCCATCTATTTATTCAAAAAGAACGGCCTGGACAGCACCGTTCAATTACATATTTTAAATATCGGAGATGCATTTAAGGTTTATTACTCAGCCCGAAGCTCCAGCAATGCGTCACGCAGCTCTGCCGCGCGTTCGAATTGCAGGTTCTTCGCTGCGTCCTTCATCTCGGCTTCCAGACGCTGGATCAGGCTTTGTTTCTCTTTCTTATTCATCTTGCCACCAACACCCGTGAGGTAATCCGCTTTGGACTCGGCAACCTTCGTTGCCTCGATGATGTCACGCACCTTTTTATTAATGGTGGTTGGGGTAATGCCGTGTTTCTCATTATGGGCGATCTGGATGGCGCGACGACGCGACGTTTCGCTCATCGCCTTCTCCATCGAATCAGTCATCCGATCACCGTACATGATTACACGCCCCTCGGAGTTACGGGCCGCACGTCCAATAGTCTGGATTAACGAACGCTCAGAACGCAGGAAGCCCTCTTTATCGGCATCGAGAATAGCGACGAGCGATACTTCCGGTAAGTCGAGACCTTCTCTTAGCAGGTTAATCCCTACTAAAACATGGAATGTACCGAGACGAAGATCACGTAAGATCGCCATCCGCTCCAGCGTTTTGATATCAGAGTGCATATAACGAACCTTTATCCCAATTTCCTTAAAGTAATCCGTGAGATCCTCCGACATCTTCTTCGTCAATGTTGTGACGAGTACGCGTTCGTCTCGTTCCACCCGATCACGAATTTCACTAATCAAGTCATCGATTTGTCCCTCTGTAGGACGAACCTCAATGATCGGATCCAAAAGACCTGTAGGCCGGATAATCTGCTGCACCATGGTGTCGCAGTGTTCCATTTCATAGGGTCCAGGTGTCGCTGAAACGTATACGATTTGCTTCACCTTTTCTTCGAATTCTTCGAACTGAAGTGGACGGTTATCCAGCGCAGATGGCAAACGGAAACCATGCTCAACCAGTACCGTCTTACGCGCCCGGTCACCGTTATACATCGCCCGAATCTGCGGAAGCGTTACATGAGATTCATCAATAATGATCAGCATATCATCCGGAAAATAATCCATTAATGTATACGGTGTTGCCCCTGGTTCACGGAAGGTGAGCGGTCCGGAATAGTTCTCGATCCCAGAACAGAAGCCCACTTCTTTCATCATCTCAATATCATAACGCGTCCGCTGTTCCAGACGCTGAGCTTCAAGAAGCTTTCCTGCGTCACGAAGAACCGTTAAGCGGTCTTCCAGCTCCTTTTCAATGTTGACCAGTGCCACTCGCATTGTTTCTTCTTTGGTGACAAAGTGAGACGCCGGGAAAATAGCGACATGATCGCGCTCCCCGATCAGTTCACCCGTCAGTACATCAATCTCAGTGATTCGCTCAATTTCATCACCGAACAATTCGACTCGAATGGCATGCTCACCCTGAGACGCTGGGAAAATCTCAACCACATCACCACGTACACGGAAGGTTCCGCGTACAAAATTGATATCATTACGCTGGTACTGGATATCCACTAGCCTGCTCAAAATCTCATTTCGAGGCTTCTCCATTCCTACCCGCAATGACAAGAGCAAGCTTCCGTATTCCATCGGCGAACCGAGGCCGTAAATACAAGACACACTCGCCACAATAATAACGTCACGCCGTTCGAACAAGGAGCTTGTCGCGGAGTGGCGCAATTTATCAATCTCTTCATTAATACTGGAGTCTTTCTCGATATAAGTATCGGAGGAGGGAATATACGCCTCTGGTTGGTAATAGTCGTAGTAGCTGACGAAATAGTCTACCGAATTATGCGGAAAAAACTCCTTAAACTCACTCGCCAGTTGGGCAGCCAAAGTCTTGTTGTGCGCAATAACTAACGTCGGGCGGTTTAATTTGGAAATAACTTGTGCAACGGTAAACGTCTTCCCCGTACCCGTCGCGCCCAGCAGCGTCTGGTGCTTCTTGCCCTGCCGGATGCCTTGTAGTAATTCCTCTATGGCATGAGGCTGATCGCCCTGGGGTGTATACTCGGACTCCAATTCAAAAGTCTTCGTACTGACGACAATATCACTCATTTGCCCGTCTCCCCTCTATCGTCTAAACTAGATTAATATATTATAATTGTTGTCTGAATGTTCTCTCTCCATACGATAGCAAGCTAAAACGCCTTTGGCGTCTCTAAAAGACGTTAAGCGTTTGTGCGAGAATTATAAGAATTAAAGTATAACGTGTAACTTATACTTTCTTATAATTAAAAAATATGGAAGATAAGAATATGTGTTCCCCTTCATTATACAGTGTTGACTAGATCGTTGCAAACCATAATACATAGAAATGTTAGGAGCTTGAAGCATGGATATTACCTCAATAATCGGCCTATTGGCTGGACTAGCTGCGTTAATCGGTGGCTATCTCTGGGAAGGCGGAAGCCTCTCAGGACTGCTGCAGCTTAATGCAGCTTTGATTGTGTTCGGGGGTACATTTGCCGCTGTTATGATCAGCTTCCCGGCATCTAAGCTGCGCTCCATTCCAACAGCATTACGCATGGCTTTCGGTAGCAACCCTGATCATGATGAAGAAAAAGCAGAAGAACTCATTGCAATGGCAACCGTGGCCCGTCGCGGCGGCGTTCTAATGTTAGAAAAACAAGCTGAAGAACATCCGGACCCTTTTACACGTGAAGGTCTACTTCTTATTGTCGACGGCACTGATCCTGAGCAGGTAAGACAGATTCTTGAATTAGAAATGGATGCTAAAGAATTGAAGCATGAGAACTATGCTAAGATTTTTGAAGCTGCAGGTGGATATGCACCAACGATGGGAATTATCGGGACAGTAATGGGTCTCATTCGTGTGCTTGGCAACCTTACAGATCCGTCGAATCTGGGTACATCTATCGCAGTTGCATTTACCGCAACACTGTACGGTGTCGCCATCGCTAATTTAATATTTTTACCCATCGCTTCCAAAATCAAATCCCGCAGTCAAAGCCAGCTACATAGTATGGAAATGCTGCTTGTAGGCATTCTTTCTTTGCAGAACGGGGATCATCCCTTGCTGGTGCGTAAAAAACTGAACTCATTCATCTCAGACACGGACACGAATGACCGTGCGGAAACTAGAGGTCTTCTATGAGACAAAGAGACCGGCGCAAGCGGCGTGTAGAGACTCGGGAAAGCCGCGACCGTTGGATGATTACTTACGCAGATCTAATCACACTTTTACTTATATTTTTCGTTATATTGTATGCGATGAGCAGCCTGGACACTGACAAATATAACATCGTGACAGGCTCATTATCCGAGACCTTCAAATCTGGAAACACTGTCCTTGAGGGTGGGAACGGTATTTTAGATGCTGAGAAGACAATTGAGAGTAAACCGGAAAGTACAGACGGAAATGGGAATGCAGCTGCAACTGCGAGACCGAATGATGGATCTGATGAACAAACGGAGAATGAAGCACCTTCGGCACGTGAGCTGGCTTTTCGAGAACAAGAAGCTAAACTCGCTGAATTAATGGGTGTGATCACAAACTATGTGGAGGAAAATAATCTCGGAGAACAGATTTTTGTTGCTGACAAACCACAGGGGATAGAAATCACCCTCAGTGATCGTTTTCTATTTGATATAGGTAAGGCAGACCTGAAATCACCAGCCTTTCCTGCTCTTCAGCAGTTATCTGGTTTATTCAAAGACATCGGCGCAAAGATTAGCATTGAAGGACATACCGATAATACGCCCGTATCTTCGGCTTCTCACTTTAACGACAACTGGGAGCTGTCTGGTGCTCGTGCACTGTCAGTGCTTCGTTTTTTCTTAGATCGGGAGGGATTGAATCCCGACAATTTTCAATACGCAGGTTATGCTGATACCCAGCCCACCGCAGATAATACATCGGCAGCAGGTCAGCAAAAGAACCGCCGTGTAGAGATCATTGTGCTGCGGCAGCTTCAAGAGGGTGAATAAAATATTGATTGTACTCAGAGATAGGTATATTAGTTAGTCCGAGTGCGAATCTGCTTATCAACATACAAAAATGGCCTCGCCACTATTAATTACGGAAATACTCCCTGATTTTCCGCCTGTTCTCTTGTTCAGACGCAAGATTAGGGAATTCCTCCCTGATTAATACCCTATTTAGGCAGAAATAGCTGTTTTACCGGAATTTTCAGGGAGAAATTCCCTAAAATCCTTAGTTTCACGCTATATCCTTCTAAAATGAGGGAGGTTTTCCCTAATTCCACATCAATATAAAAACACCAAACAGCAAGTCCCCAAAAACAGAAACTTGCTGCTACAAATATCACATGCGGTGAAATTAATATACAGTGAAAAATCCCAATTACTCTCCTACCAACGCTCTATAACCGGCTGCATCCAGCAGACCTTTTACAGCATCAGCATAATCTCCGTCCACTTCAATTTCAAAAATCCAACCCTCGCCATAAGGCTTATCGTTGATTAGCTCTGGACTTGCTTCTAAACCGTCATTAATCTTGGTAACCTTCCCCGAGACGGGTGAATATAATTCCGATACAGTCTTAACCGATTCGATACTACCAACGCTGTCACCGGCTGAAATGGCCGAGCCCACTTCTGGAAATTCCACAAATACGATATCGCCTAACAAATGCTGTGCATGATCCGTAATCCCAACACGTACTACGCGTCCTTCCACTTGCTGTGCCCACTCATGCTCTTCGCTGTAAAGAAGGTTATCTAAAACTTCACTCATTTCAAGCCGCCTCATTTCCAAATTGGAATTCTAAATTTAGTTATAGCCTAAGTGATCCCAGAGCATAATGTCAATATTACTAACAGTAAAATAAATTTGTCGTTTTTTTGACTTTTTCTTGTTGACAGCGCCCTACTATACCCGTTTAATGGAGACATAAGAAACAAATACAGTTGCGGATGATGGCATAGGGAGAGACTGTCTCACTTGAAGACGGCGCCGAAGGAGTAAGCCCTAACAGGGGTGAATCTCTCAGGCAAAAGGACCTTTGTCGGACGTACCTCTGGAGAGCATCAGACGCGAGGCTGAATGCGTCAGGTCACCAACGGGGAAACTTGCAGGTTAGTTACGCAGGGTAACTCTCAGGTACAAAGGACAGAGCAGAAAGCGATTAGTGCATTTATGCATGATTGCTTCTGCCTGTCCTTTTTTCGTATGTAATTAGACTAGGGGAGTGACGACATGGATGCTTTGAAAAGAACGCCTTTTTACGATCTCTATTCCGCTTATGCGGAGTCCAGGTGCATTGATTTTGGCGGCTGGGAGCTGCCAGTACAGTTTACAGGTATCGTAAAGGAGCATGAAGCCGTTCGCCAGCAGGCTGGGCTGTTCGATGTATCGCATATGGGTGAATTCATGGTGATTGGAAGCGGTGCGGAAGCCTTTTTGCAAAAAATGACGACCAACGATGTCAGCCGCCTCACGGATGGTGCGGCACAATATACGCTGCTCTGTTATCCAAACGGCGGTGTCGTTGACGATTTACTCGTGTATCGACTAAGTGAAGGCCGTTATATGCTTGTCGTAAATGCCTCCAACATCGATAAGGACTTCCAGTGGCTGCAAGAGCATCTGACCTCTGAATTCGGTGAAGTCACACTCACTAATGTCTCTGACGAGACGCTTTTGCTCGCCTTGCAAGGTCCGCTGGCAGAGACCATACTCGCAAAAGTTACTGATGCACCGATCTCAACGCTCAAGCCTTTCCACTTCATCGAACGCGCAACCGTCTGCGGTTTAGAAGTACTGATCTCCCGTACGGGTTATACCGGTGAAGATGGCTTCGAAATTTACGCTCCGCTAGATGGGGCAGCAACGTTATGGAACGGCCTTCTCGCAGCTGGCTCTCCTCACGGATTAACACCTGCTGGACTAGGCGCACGGGATACGCTTCGTTTCGAGGCAAAATTGCCACTGTACGGTCAGGAGCTGTCGGCTGACATCACGCCTCTTGAAGCTGGAGTACAGTTCTTCGTGAAGCTGGACAAAGCGGACTTCATCGGACGCGATGCGTTGATACAGCAAAAAGAAGCCGGTCTTCCCCGCCGTCTTGTCGGTCTAGAAATGATTGATCGAGGCATTCCACGCTCCCATTACCCAGTCTATGCAGACGGCATCAAAATCGGAGAGGTCACAACCGGAACCCAATCTCCAACGCTGAAGCGCAACCTGGGATTAGCTTTGCTTGATACAGCTTACAGTGAAATAGGCACAG contains the following coding sequences:
- the uvrA gene encoding excinuclease ABC subunit UvrA, coding for MANENIVIKGARAHNLKNIDVTIPRDRFVVLTGLSGSGKSSLAFDTIYAEGQRRYVESLSAYARQFLGQMEKPDVDSIDGLSPAISIDQKTTSRNPRSTVGTVTEIYDYLRLLFARIGHPHCPEHGIEITSQTVEQMVDRIMQYPEKTRLQILAPIISGRKGEHKGLFTDISKQGFVRVRVDGELRDLSEDIELEKNKKHTIEVVVDRIVVKDDVETRLTDSLETALKLSGGKILVDIIGQEELLFSSNFACPICGFSIEELAPRMFSFNSPFGACTECDGLGMKMVVDPDLLIPDAEKSIEEGAFLAWTGSTSNYYPQFLKSVCEHFNIPQNVPVSSLTPDHMNKLLHGTGSEKVRFKYENDFGQKKDAMVAFEGIIPNLERRYRETASDGIREFIEGFMSAKPCHVCKGKRLKKEILAVTINERNISDITDLSIGDCQHWFEEIKLSEKETAIANLILKEICSRLGFLVNVGLDYLTLSRAAGSLSGGEAQRIRLATQIGSSLMGVLYILDEPSIGLHQRDNDRLISTLAHMRDLGNTLIVVEHDEDTMMAADYIIDIGPGAGIHGGQVMAQGTPEEIMKDPNSLTGEYLSGRKFIPVTAKRRATDDRWIEIRGAKENNLKNVNVKIPLGVFTAVTGVSGSGKSSLINEILYKSLARQLNKAVKVRPGQHKEIRGLENLDKVIEIDQSPIGRTPRSNPATYTGVFDDIRDLFSKTNEAKVRGFQKGRFSFNVKGGRCEACRGDGIIKIEMHFLPDVYVPCEVCKGKRYNRETLEVKYKGKNISDVLEMTVEDATEFFVNIPRIHRKMQTLMDVGLGYIKIGQPGTTLSGGEAQRVKLASELYRRSTGKTLYILDEPTTGLHVDDIGRLLEVLHRLVDSGESVLVIEHNLDVIKTADYLIDMGPEGGSGGGTVLATGTPEKLITVTESYTGKYLKPVLIRDTERTKALMLETAETT
- the uvrB gene encoding excinuclease ABC subunit UvrB, producing the protein MSDIVVSTKTFELESEYTPQGDQPHAIEELLQGIRQGKKHQTLLGATGTGKTFTVAQVISKLNRPTLVIAHNKTLAAQLASEFKEFFPHNSVDYFVSYYDYYQPEAYIPSSDTYIEKDSSINEEIDKLRHSATSSLFERRDVIIVASVSCIYGLGSPMEYGSLLLSLRVGMEKPRNEILSRLVDIQYQRNDINFVRGTFRVRGDVVEIFPASQGEHAIRVELFGDEIERITEIDVLTGELIGERDHVAIFPASHFVTKEETMRVALVNIEKELEDRLTVLRDAGKLLEAQRLEQRTRYDIEMMKEVGFCSGIENYSGPLTFREPGATPYTLMDYFPDDMLIIIDESHVTLPQIRAMYNGDRARKTVLVEHGFRLPSALDNRPLQFEEFEEKVKQIVYVSATPGPYEMEHCDTMVQQIIRPTGLLDPIIEVRPTEGQIDDLISEIRDRVERDERVLVTTLTKKMSEDLTDYFKEIGIKVRYMHSDIKTLERMAILRDLRLGTFHVLVGINLLREGLDLPEVSLVAILDADKEGFLRSERSLIQTIGRAARNSEGRVIMYGDRMTDSMEKAMSETSRRRAIQIAHNEKHGITPTTINKKVRDIIEATKVAESKADYLTGVGGKMNKKEKQSLIQRLEAEMKDAAKNLQFERAAELRDALLELRAE
- a CDS encoding flagellar motor protein, which translates into the protein MDITSIIGLLAGLAALIGGYLWEGGSLSGLLQLNAALIVFGGTFAAVMISFPASKLRSIPTALRMAFGSNPDHDEEKAEELIAMATVARRGGVLMLEKQAEEHPDPFTREGLLLIVDGTDPEQVRQILELEMDAKELKHENYAKIFEAAGGYAPTMGIIGTVMGLIRVLGNLTDPSNLGTSIAVAFTATLYGVAIANLIFLPIASKIKSRSQSQLHSMEMLLVGILSLQNGDHPLLVRKKLNSFISDTDTNDRAETRGLL
- a CDS encoding flagellar motor protein MotB, with protein sequence MRQRDRRKRRVETRESRDRWMITYADLITLLLIFFVILYAMSSLDTDKYNIVTGSLSETFKSGNTVLEGGNGILDAEKTIESKPESTDGNGNAAATARPNDGSDEQTENEAPSARELAFREQEAKLAELMGVITNYVEENNLGEQIFVADKPQGIEITLSDRFLFDIGKADLKSPAFPALQQLSGLFKDIGAKISIEGHTDNTPVSSASHFNDNWELSGARALSVLRFFLDREGLNPDNFQYAGYADTQPTADNTSAAGQQKNRRVEIIVLRQLQEGE
- the gcvH gene encoding glycine cleavage system protein GcvH, whose product is MSEVLDNLLYSEEHEWAQQVEGRVVRVGITDHAQHLLGDIVFVEFPEVGSAISAGDSVGSIESVKTVSELYSPVSGKVTKINDGLEASPELINDKPYGEGWIFEIEVDGDYADAVKGLLDAAGYRALVGE
- the gcvT gene encoding glycine cleavage system aminomethyltransferase GcvT, encoding MDALKRTPFYDLYSAYAESRCIDFGGWELPVQFTGIVKEHEAVRQQAGLFDVSHMGEFMVIGSGAEAFLQKMTTNDVSRLTDGAAQYTLLCYPNGGVVDDLLVYRLSEGRYMLVVNASNIDKDFQWLQEHLTSEFGEVTLTNVSDETLLLALQGPLAETILAKVTDAPISTLKPFHFIERATVCGLEVLISRTGYTGEDGFEIYAPLDGAATLWNGLLAAGSPHGLTPAGLGARDTLRFEAKLPLYGQELSADITPLEAGVQFFVKLDKADFIGRDALIQQKEAGLPRRLVGLEMIDRGIPRSHYPVYADGIKIGEVTTGTQSPTLKRNLGLALLDTAYSEIGTEVFVEIRGKQLKAVVIKAPFYKYKRL